The DNA window GGCGGCGGCCGGCGCTCGCGATCGCCGGCGCGGTCACCGTCGCCGCGACGGCGGGGCTCGATCGCGTACTGGTGCGCTGGGTGCTCACCCGGCCGCAGCTCGTCGTCGACCCGATGAACAACGAGAACAGCTTCCCCAGCGGCCACGTCGCCATGTCGACCTCGGCGCTGCTCGGCCTGCTGATCGTGGTCCCGGTCGCCTGGCGCGGCTGCACCGCGCTGCTCGGTTCGGCACTCGTCGTCGGCATCGCGGAGATGACGATGACCGTCGGCTGGCACCGGCTCAGCGACACCGTCGGCGGGAACCTGCTCGCGCTCGGCGTCGCCTGCGTCGCGGTCGCGGTGCTCGTCCGGCTCGGCGGCGTGCGCACTCCTTCCCTGCGCTGGCCGCCGCTCGCGCGCATGGTGGCGATCGCGCCGCTGCTCGGATACGCCGCCTGGACCGTGGTTCGCTCCGCGGGACCCGCCTACGACGTGCTGACGCGCGGCGCCGCCGCCGACCCGAGGCAGACGTGGGCGGCGGCGGGCGGACTCGCGACCGTCGTCAGCGCGCTGACCGTGGTCACCTTCCTCGGGTTGCTGGCCAAGGACGAACCGGCACCGGTGAAACGCCCCCTCTGACGTGCGAGGATGAGGTCATGGCCAAAGCACTCCACCTGACCGGCAACGCCGACGCGGACAAGCTGCTCAGCAAGGATCCGTTCGCGCTGCTGACGGGGCTGCTGCTGGACCAGCAGTTCCCGATGGAACACGCCTTCGCGGGACCGCAGAAGATCGCGGACCGGATGGACGGGTTCAGCATCACCAAGATCGCGGACACCGATGTCGAAGAGTTCGTGGAGCTGTGCGTGACCCCGCCCGCGATCCACCGCTACGGCGGTTCGATGGCACGTCGCGTGCACGCGCTGGCGCACCACGTGCTGGAGCACTACGACGGCAAGGCCGACAAGATCTGGAAGTCCGGCAAGCCCGACGCGAAAGAGGTGCTGCGCCGGGTGAAGGCCCTGCCGGGCTACGGCGACCAGAAGGCCAAGATCTTCGTCGCGCTGCTGGGCAAGCAGCTCGGCGTCACCCCGGACGGCTGGCGGGAGGCGGCGGGGGCCTACGGCGACGAGGGCTCGCGGCGGTCCATCGCGGACGTCACCAGCCCGGAAACACTGGCCGAGGTCCGTGCTTTCAAGAAGGCGGCAAAAGCGGCCGCGAAGGCGAAATAGCTCCAGCAGCGAAAAAGGCGGGCCGGCGTAATTCCACCGGCCCGCCTTTTTCGTCGGCGCCACTCGACCCAACCTGGCACACGAGCAGGAACGGGGTTGCCCGATCGTCCTTTTATCCTGACCTCTCACACCTTCACGGCACGACACAAGCCCATGAGCTGCGTCGATGACGTCGAATATCTCCCGATAAACAGGTTGCCATGTAGTGTCGTGGATCACAGATGGCCATCTTATCGCGTTCACGGACATCCTTGCCTATGAAAGCGGAACGCCACCGCGAAACAGCGGAAACGCGATATCGAGGAGAAGAAATGAACGTCAAGGGAATCATCAGTGGCACCGCGGTCCGGCGTGGCGCGACGGCGGTCGTCGCACTGGCGGCGGCGGTGGGGGCACTCGGCGCCTGCTCCGGCGAGCAGACCGGTGGAACCGCCGCGGGGAGCCCCACCGCGGGCGCCGGCGCCGGACTCGGCGCCGCCCCGGTGAACACCCCGGACACCGTGCCAGCCGACCCGGCGGCCGACGCCAAGGACGAAGTCTCGGCGGAGACGCCGGACGCGCCACAGGGCAACGCGGGCGGCCAGGGCGCGGCGATGGACGCGAAGGGCACCAGGGGCCACGGCGGCTTCAAGACGCCGGAGTGCAAGAAGCTGAAGGTGACGACATCGCAGCCGAGGAAGCTCAACGGCAGCGAAACCCAGTGGCAGCTCCCGATCATCCTGACCAACCAGGGCGGCACGGCGTGCGTCGTGCGCGGCTTCCCCGGCGCGCGGCTGGATGGTGCCGACGGCACCTCGTGGGACATGCGGCGCACGACCGAACCGAAGAGGCCGATGACGCTGGCGCCCGGCCAGCACACCGTCGCGAACCTCACCTACCTCACCGACGACTCCCCCAGCGGCTGGAAGGTCGCCAGGATGGCGGTGACCCCGCCGCACACCTACAACACGCAGATCCTGGCCTGGCCGGTGCCGAGCAACCTGGTCAAGCAGGACGGCGCGACCCACCCCGGCACCTACATCAGCCCGATCCAGGTCCGGTGACCCGCGGCCGAAAGCGGGTGGGGCGGCCGGGATTCCGGCACCCCGCCCGTTCGGCGCCGATCAGGCACGCCTTGCCTGTGGCTCAGGCGATTAGCAGTCGCGTCGGCTACCGCGCCCCCTTCACCCGCGGGTCGTCCTCATCGACCAGGTCCGACACGGTGACCCGTTCCATGGAAGCGACCGCCGAGGCAACCTCGCGAGTCTTCTCAGCGGGCCAGCTTGCCTCCACTTCGGGCCCCATGTGACGTTTCACAACGTTCACGGCATCCACTTCACCGGCGATCTGGATCCCGCGGTTGCTACGCCTCTCCGCCAGTGCCTGCCGGTGGTTCTGCCACTCCATGACCATCCGCATCATCTTGTGCAGGCCGAGTACCGCGGCAGTTCCGTAGGCGATCGGCTTGGAGTTCTCCGCCAACGCACCGAGCACGTTCACCCACGGACTGGCAAGTGAGCTTCGAATGATCGAAAATCCCGCGTCAACCCCACGAAAATCTCGCTCGAGGGCGCTCTCGGCAGCAGCCAGGTACGCGCCGACTCCATAACTTGACGATTCATGGCCCGCTTGAGAACGAGGCGATTCAAAAACTTCCCACCCTTGTGGAGGTGGGGGAATTTCCGCCGTCGGATCTGCTTGCCACACCAGCGGGCGTCGATGCACGGCCTGAACCTGCCCGGGAAGTGCCACGCTCTCGCCCGCCGCAATACGGATGCAGTGCCGTTGGATGACGTCGAGGCACGCAATCTGCCTCGCGAGCAACGTGGACATTGGCCGGTCCCCCAGATCTATCTCCAGGTAGAGAAGCTCAAGCCTGGTCTGCATGTGCGCCTCGATACTCATGGCCATCATTAAACACTGTCTCGCCGGACGCTCCGGCAAGATGAACAAAACCAAATAAGATGACGTGCCGACTCCAGGTAAAGCACATAAGCCACAACTTCGAAAAATCTCGAAACCAGTTCAATACAGCATCGACCCGACCTTGATCAATACTCAAGGAGGATCGCGAGTTCATGGGGCTGCTCAGGTCCGAAAAGGAGGGTCGTCGCGCCAGGGCGGTGGCCGATTACATCTGCCTGCTCACCGAAGCGCAGGCGGTGGATCTCGGGGAGCGCCTCAGCGGCCGGTCCCGCAACTCGATGTTCGGTACGTGGTTCGCTTAGTGCCACCCGACCGCGGAGGAGGATCCGATGCTGCCCGTGATCTACTCGATGAGCGTGTCACTGGACGGTTACATCGCGAAACCCGACGGCGACATCGGCTGGACCGCGCCCGACGCGGAGCTGTTCCGCTTCCACACCGAGCAGACCCGCCGCCTCGCCGCGTACCTGTGCGGACGCCGCCTGTACCAGAGCATGCTGGTGTGGGAGAACGCCGAGCAGACCATGCCCGGCGAGGCGGAGCTGGAGTTCGCCCGGATCTGGCGGCCGATCCCGAAAGTGGTGTTCTCCGGGACGCTGGATTCGGTCGTGGGCAACGCGCGGCTGGCCACCGACGACATCGCCACCGAGATCCGCAGGCTCAGCGACCGGCCTGGCGACGGCGTGGTGTCCATCGCGGGCGCGGGGCTCGCCGCGGCCGCCATCGCCGGGGACCTGATCGACGAGTACCGCCAGTTCGTCAAGCCGGTCGTCCTCGGCGGCGGCACGCCGTACTTCCCGCCGCTCGCCGAACCACTCGGCCTGCGGCTTACCGAGTCCAGGACTTTCAGCTCCGGGACCCTCTACCTCCGTTACCAGCGCACGCGCCAAGTCAGCGAGGGGTGAGCAGGCCGCGATGGTAGGCCTCGGCGACGGCGGCCGCCCGGTCCTTGACGCCGAGCTTGCCGTAGATGTTCAGCAGGTGCGTCTTCACGGTGGCCTCCGTGATGAACAGCCGCGCCGCCGCCTCCTTGTTGGTGGTCCCGGCCGCGACGAGCTGGAGCACCTCCAGTTCCCGCTGGCTCAACGGCCCCGCGGCGGGCGTCCGCACCCGGTTCATCAGCACCGCGGCCACCGAGGGGGACAGCACAGCCTGGCCGCGCGCGGCGGATCTGACCGCCCGCAGCAGTTCGGCCCTCGGCGCGTCCTTGAGCAGATAACCGGTCGCGCCCGCCTCGATCGCCGGGAGCACGTGGCTGTCGGTGTCGTAGGTGGTCAGCACCAGCACGCGGGCCGCGACCCCGCGCCTGGCCAGTTCGGCGATCGCGGTCAGCCCGTCCAGCACCGGCATGCGCAGGTCCAGCAGGATCACGTCGGGTGCCAGTTCCTCCGCGAGCCGGATCGCTTCGACACCGTCGGCGGCCTCGCCGAGCACCTCGAATTCGGGCTCTCGCGCGAACATGCTGCTGAGCCCGTCCCGCACGACGGGGTGGTCGTCCGCGATCAGCAGCCGGATCGGATCCTGCCCGCTCACGCGTCCGCTCCCGGCGGCGCGACCGGGACACGGGCCGAAATTCCCGTGCCCTGCCCCGGTTCCGATTCGATTTCCACCGTGCCCGACACCCCTTCGATCCGCTGGCGCATCGCGACGAGGCCGAATCCGCCGTCGCGGACCCGTGCCTGGTCGAAGCCCCTGCCGTCGTCGCGCACGTCCAGCGCGACCTCCTGCTCCAAATAGGACAGTGTGACGCCGACCCTGGTCGCGTGCGCGTGCTTGGCCACGTTGGCCAGCGCCTCCTGCACCGCGCGCAGCAGCGCGAACTCGGCTTCCGGCGGCATCGCGCGCACCGTCCCGGTGGTCATCACTTCGACACCCACACCGTGCAAAGTGGACCACCGCTCGGCGACGGCGGCGAGCGCGTCGCCCAACCGCGCGGTCTGCAACGGTTCGGGGCGCAGTTCGTGCACGGAACGCCGCGCCTCCGACAGGCTTTCCCTCGCCAGCCTGGTCGCCGCGTCCACGTGCCTCGGCCATTCCGCCGGATCAGCGGCGGCGTGCTCGGCGGCCTGCAGCTGGGTGATGATCCCGGTCAGTCCCTGCGCGAGGGTGTCGTGGATCTCGCGCGCCATCCGCTGCCGCTCCTGGTGCACACCGACCTCCCTTGCCCACACCAGCAACCGCTCGTGCAAACCGGCGTTCTCCGCCGCGGTCGTCTCCAGCCTGCGGTTCGCCTCGCGCAGTTCTTCGAGGGTCCTCTTCCGCTGCTCGTTCTGTTCCGCGTTGCGCCAAGCGAACCAGGCGAATCCGCACATCGGGAGCACGTTCACGGCCAGGATGGCCAGGTAGGTCAGCACACCCAGAAAAGTCGACATGTCGACCGAGCTGGCTTGCGCGGTCCCCGCCACCACCGCCACCGCGGCGACGCCGGGCAGCAGCCACGGCCACGGCAGGAGCCGGAACGCGTAGACGTAAGCCGCGGGCGCGAAACAGCCGAACCACGGATCCCTGACCACGAGCACGGCCATGATGGCCACCAGCCCGGCCAGGAACAGCGCCATCAGGCGCGGCTCGTCCCGCCACGAGGGGCGCGCCGTGAACATCACCAGCATCCACACCGCGGCCAGCGCGCACAGGGCGAGGTCGACGAGCAGCGAGGTCGTCTCCGCGTGCTTCACCACCGCGGTGACCGCGGTCAGCACCGCCAGCAGCAGGTAGGGGCCGACGGTGACCACCGGCCGCCGCCGGTGCGCCCAAGCGTCCACCCAGGACTGCGGAACCGATCTCAGCACGACCCGAACCTAGCCGCGACCGGTGAACACCGAACGCAGGTGCCCACCGTTGACGAGCACCACGACCCCGATCAGCAGCAGCCCGCACACGCCCTGCTCGATCCGCATCCACAGCGGGAGGAACCCGGGGAGCGCGACGATGACCGCGATGGCCACGACCATGACGGCCGAAACGATCCGCAGGCGGAGGTACGCGCGGGGGCGGCCGCGCCCGGTGCCGACGGCGAAGAACAGCATCAGCAGCGACGTGAGGGCCACGATGCCGCCCCGGACCCAGACCGCGTCGTTCACCATCGCGGCGTCGTCGCGCATCAGGTACGCGGCGAGGAGCGTGAGCACACTGAGGACGACGTAGCAGCCGACGAGGATCCTCACGCCGCGAAACAACGCGAGAGTGCGCGGGTGCTTCAGTGCTTCCTCGGAGATCGCAGCGTTCATGGTGGAGTCCTTGTCCGTGTCCGGCGCCAGCCTGTTGCGTGGTGGCCAGCGTCGCAACTCGGGGCGCCGCCGCACATCGACCGATCTCCGGAGCGCGTGGCTGAGCTTCGCGACCAGCCGGGCAGTGGAGTCCGATCCACCGATCGGCTGATCGCGGGCTTTTCGAGCGCACGAGCGTCAAGTGTTACCGCCTCGCCTGAACGAAGGCCATGCCGTTGCCGCGCACGCTTGGAGCTGAACAGCTCACCCCAAAAGGGCTAGAGACAACTAGCGACGACGAGCTCGACTATTCCAATAGAGAATACTGAGAAGCAGCGCGGTAATATTCAGTATCAACACGATAACACCCAACACAGGGGGATACATGTCATTGACTGCAAGAAAAAAGTTGGCCGAAAGAAGTAAACTCAGAAGAAAATTTGATACCCCTTCCTTCCAGCTGACCAGCCCTACCGTTCCTCCCCGAAGATCGATGCTCAGCGTTCTCCACATACTCTTCTTAGCCATATTACGCGTCACCCTTCTACTCTCAAGATTAACACATCAACCACGACGCCACACCCGCTCCGACCCCCGCACCTGCCATGAACAAAGCAAAGGGAGGAAGCAAGAAACCGCCCGCAGCCCATCCTGCTCCCGCACCGATCGACCCCAAGCCGCAGAGCCGGGATTCCGACCAGAATGGTTCTTCGGGTTTTGGCGGCGGGGGTGTGAGGAGGTTGTCCCGCAGATAGCGGCACCCGAGGTTGAGGGGCGTGTTGCAGTCGGGGTTGGTGATCATGCCGGGGCCGCAGAGCATCTGGGTAACGAAGTTTCCGGCGCCGCCGCGTTGCTGGCATCCGGCCGGCGTGGGTCCGGCGCCGCCGTAGCCACCTCCGGAGCCACCTCCGCCGCCGGGTGGCAGCACGGAAGGCTTGGCGAGCGCGTCGCGCAGGGCCGCGGTGGCGGCTCGCGCGGCCGCTTGCGCGTTCCGGCCCGCAGCGAGCGCGTCAGCGTGGGCGCGTGCGGCGGCGGCGTTGGCAGCTCGCGCGGCGTTGCTCGCAGACGCCGCGGAGGCGTTCGCGGCTCGTGCCGACTTGGCGGCGTCACGTGCCTGTCCGACCGCGATGTTCGCCGCTCGACGGGCCGCGGCGGCCGACTGGGCCGCTCGCCTGGCCGAGTCCTCGGCGGCGCGAGCGGATCGCCGGGCGTGATTGGCGTGCGCGCGAGCTTGGTCGGCGGAGGACTTGGCTTGGTCGGCGTATCCGCGCGCTTCCGCGGCTGCGCCGCGGGCCGTGGCAGCGGCTTGTGCGGCTCGTGCCGCGTCCGCACGCGCCGTGGTCGCTGTGCGCATTGCCTGCGCGACAAGCGCTTTGACGGCTGCGACGTGCGACGCGGTGTTCTCGTCCCGGCGGCGGGCGTTGTGCTGACCGACTTGGAGGAACGCTTGCGGGAACCAGGAGGGGCCTGTCAACGCGATCTGCGCGGTGGCTTCGAGTTCGGCGGCGCCGGTTCCGAGCAGTCGCGCGGTTTCGAACCGGTCGTCGGCGGCAGCGGCGCGGGGAAGGCCCTGTTTCAAGAAGTCTCGACGTTGCGCGTCGGTGCCGTCAAGGGCGGCCTGTGCCGCCCGTTCGGTCGCGGGACGCCCGGTCCCCAGCAGCTGTGCGATGCGGAATCTGTCGTCGGTCGCTCTTCCCTCGTAGTCCTGGGTGCGTAAGAACTCCTGCACGGCGGGATGACTGCCGGCAAGGGCTTTTTCGGCGGCGGCTTTCAACGCCGGTTTCTCGCTGCTGTCGGCGAGGTAGCGAGTGCGAGCGCGATCGTCTTGTTCCGCGGCGATCGCTCGACGGGTCGTGACGAACTCAGTGACCTCTGCCGGAGATCCGGCGAGGGCGTGCTCCGCCGCCACCCTGGTCCACGGACCGCCGGTCTTGATCAGGTTCGCCGCCGCCTTGCGCCCTTCCGCCAGGACGGTCTCCGGTGCCGCGCCCGGTGCGGCAGCGGCGTCGAGCTGCTGCCGGGTCTCCTCGCCTATGCGGGTGTTCTCGGCCTCGTCCCATGCCGCGTCGGACTGCTGGTCCTGTTCCTCGGTCCGCAATTGTCGTGCGGCTTGGCTTGCCTGCTCGGTACGGGCTTGCAGTTGCTCGACTTCGGTCTTGCGCGCGGTTTCCTCGACCTCGCCCGCCCGTGTCGCCGCCGCCGTGGCGATGTCGGCGGCTTTGATCGCGTTGACCGCGTGCGCCATGGCCTCGTTGGCCGCGTTCGTCGCCTGGGACGCGGCATCGGCCGCCTGGTACGCCGCAGTAGCGGCATTGTCCGCGTGCGCGGCTGCCTGGTTCGCGGCATCCCGTGCCTGTGCCGCGGCCTGCCCTGACTGCCGGGCGAGCGCTTCGGCCGCGTTGGCCGCACGGGTGGCGCGTCCGGCGGCCGCACGCGCCCTGGCGGCCGCGTTCGCGGCGATTCTTGCCTGCTTGCCCGCGTTCTTCGCGTGCCCACCCGCCGCGGCGGCCGCAGCAGCCGCGGCGGCGGCGTTGGCGCCTGCGCCGCTGGCTGCCCGCGCCGCGTTTCCCGCCTGGCTGGCGGCGGCGCTGGCGTGACCGGCCGCTGCGGCGGCCTGACGGGCACCGGCGGCGGCGGCGCGCGCCTCGTCGGCCGCCTTGCGGGCGACGACCGACTGCCTGTTGTCCCGCGCCGCAGCGGAAGCGGCGGAAAACGCTCGTGAGGCCGCACCTCCAGCGGCCGACGCCGCGACGGCCGCACGGGACGCTGCAGTCGCCGCGACGCGTGCCGCGGCCGTGGCCTGCCCTGCCGCGGTCATCGCCGTCTGCGCGGCTCGTGCCGCGCCGGTGGCGGCATCGGCCGCCCGGCCCGCCGCTTCTCCGGCACGTCCGGCGGAGTCCTTGGCCGCCGCGGCTTCCCGTGCCGCGCGTTCGGAGGCTTCCCTCGCTATCCGGGACGCGGTGATCGCCCGCTCTGCGGCGTCTTCCGCCGCGCGCGTTTGCGTCGCGGCTTCTCTTCCGGCCCGATCCGCTTGACCGGCCAGTTCCGCCACGGTGGCGGTCTCCTGATCGCGTGCTCGTGCGAGGTTCTGCCCGTTGTCCAGGAACTCGCGCAGTGCCTGCGCGCTGCCCGCGTCCAGCGCCTGTTGGGCGGCTTTTTCCAGCTGCGGGCCGCCGGTGCCCAGCATGCTGGCGACGCGCATCCGGTCATCGGCCTGCCGGGCCGTGGGCAGTCCCGTCGTCAGGAAGTTCTCCATGGCCTGCTGCGTACCGTCATCCAGCGCCCGTTGCGCGGCTTCGTCGACCTTGCGGCCATCGCCGAGGAACCGGGCGACCTGCAGCCGGAGGTCGGCCTTCCACGGTTCCCGCCAGCCCGTACGCAGCAACGTCCGCTGTGCCTCGACCGACGCGCCCAACGCGTTCTGGACCGCCTCGGCCAGCTTGCGCCCGCCCACATCCAGCAACTGCGCCGTGCGGAACCGGACATCGGTGTCCGCCGCGCGATACTGCTCGGCGCGGAGGAACGCGGCCAGTTCGGCCTCGCTCCCAAGCAGGGCGGCTTCCGCCGCGCGCGCCGTCGCTGGGCCACCCGTGGTCATCAACCGCACCACTCCCGCGCGATCGTTCGCGGGGGCGGGAAGTTCGAACACCGGCTTGTCCTCGGTGTCCTGGGACGAAACGGGCAGCACCGTGGCGGCGATCGCCGAGCCGCCGTGCGCCTCGGCTCCGAAAACGATGACGGCCAGCGCGACCGCGACTGTACGGGCTCTCGTGCCGAGAACAGACGTCAACCTCATTGACTTCCCTCTACCGGAATAATTCAAATAAACACAATGAATTGAACACACGAATACAGGCCGCGAAACCACTGACCGTGACCCTCAACCAGGAATACCGCATCGACAACCCCGGCAGAGCCAACGAAAGGTGTTGACTGGCGGATAGTTTCAGGAAACACCCCGAGAACAGTCACCGCCATCACATCCGCACTGCGGCACCTACCATTCGCCAACTCCAATGTGCTGTAGTGGCCGAGCTGGCCAGAAGGTTCGATCACGCCAGCCGGACGCTCGCCGATATACCCGGAAGATGAGCGACAGCGAATTAGACGAGGAGCCCCCATGCAATCGTGGACCAAGCGCGTCGTGGTCGGCGCGCTCGGCGTGCTCGCCGCGGCAACCATGACCACCACCAGCGGTCCAGCCAGGGGGTCCGAGGTCCACACACCCTCGGGTCCGCAGAGAAGTACGGTGGAGGACTACGCATACCCTGGCGCGGACCGCATCTACGCCGATCGCGGCATCCGGCTCAAGTCCGGCGACGGCAACATACTGCTCGTCGATTGCGCGGATCGCACGGATGTGCTGACGATCAACACCAGCAAAGGTGAATCGTTCTGCTTCTCGATCAGAGGCCCGAAAGGCTATCTGAGCCTGGAAGTGCACGAGGTATTCCTCGCGAAAGGCGATGGCCACGACATCCAGATGACGCTGAACGCCAAGGGACGCGCCACCACCGTGCCGGTCACCAAGAAGAAGTGGACCAAAATAGGTGAAGCGGCCAACCCGGCCAGCGGTCCGGCAACGCTGATCGAGATCAAAGCCACTGGCACCGCCTCGCCCCGATGATTCGATGACCGATCAAGGAAACACCTCGGCGTTCGGCGAACCGGGCTCCCAAAACCGCAACACACCCCGCAAGGAGCTGTACCCCGTGTCCTCAAGAAACCCTTTTCGATGGCGAGCCGTAGCGCTCACCGCGCTGATCGTCACCGCGGCGGGTGTGCTGGCGGCGCCGTCGGTGTCGGCGATCAGTGGTGGTGCCCCGGCGGCGGATCGCAGTTACCGGTTCGTCGCGAAGGTCGCCGTCGGGGAGCAGAGCTGCACCGGCGCGCTGGTCGATCCGCAGTGGCTGCTCACCGCGGCCAGTTGTTTCGCCGATTCGGTGGATCAGGGGTTCCACATCCCCGCCGGGCCCCCACGGAAGCAGGCCACGGCGGTCATCGGCCGTACCATCCTGACCCACGACGACGGCCAGGTCGCCACCATCACCGAGCTGGTGCCCAAGGGCGACCGCGACCTCGTGCTCGCGAAACTCGCCGCCCCCGTCACCGGCATCGCCCCCGTCGCGATCGCCCGCACCGCACCGAAACCAGGGGATGTCCTGCGGATCGCCGGCTACGGGCGCACCGCCACCGACTGGGTCCCCGACCGACTGCACACCGCCACCTTCACCACCGGTGAACTCACCGCCACCACCGTCGCCATCACCGGCAACGACCCCGCCACCGCCTCCACCTGCCGCGGTGACGCGGGCGGCCCCGCCCTCCGCGAAAACGGCAACAACGTCGAGCTGGTCGGGGTCAACAGCGTGTCCTGGCAAGGCGGCTGCCTCGGCGAAACCGAAACCCGCACCGGCTCCACCGAAGTCCGCGCCGACAACACCAGCGACTGGATCCGCGAAACGGTGCCCAACCTCGCCATCACCTGCAAACCCGCCGCCCCGATCTTCACCACCCGCGCCGACGGCTCACTCTGGCTCTACCAGCACACCGACCCCCGAGGCGGCGCGTTCTCCTGGATCACCAACACCGGCCGAGCCATCGGCTCCGGCTGGCTCAACTCCCGCGCCATCGCCGCACCCGACGGCGTGCTCTACCAAGCCAACGGCAACGGCGAACTCCGCCGCTTCCACTGGAACGGCACCAGCTGGGACCGGAGCACCGGCGCCTACTACCAGATCATCGACCGCGGCTGGGGCCGCTACGCCACCCCCGGGTACCGCAACCGCATCACCGTCGACGCCACCGGCCACATCTACACCATCGAACCCGACGGCAACCTGCACCGCCGCACCTACGACCCCACCACCAAGAAATGGGACCACCGCGTCCTCAACGACGACTGGGGCAAGTACGACCTCATCGTCGCCGCCGGCGACGACATCCTCTACGCCCGCACACCCAACGGCGACCTGTTCCGCTTCGCCTACAACCCCGCCACCGGCGAATGGACCCAGTGGGCCAAACCCTCCGGCACCGGCTGGCACATCTTCAAAACCATCACCTCACCCGGCGCCGACGTCCTCTACGGCTCCTACCCCGCCGAAGACGGCGCCCTGCTCTGGTACCGCTACCTCCCCGCCAGCGGCAACTGGGCCGACACCGGCCGCACCACCGGCAAACTCATCGGACACGGCTGGTACCGCCTCCACGACATGACCGCCACCCCCAGCACCTGCCACCTCACCACCTAATCGTTGATCGCCAGCTTTTCGAGCGTGCTCGAAAAGCTACCTGGTCCAGACAACGTTTTCGGGCCTGCCGACGACAACGAAGCGGCAAGACCACTGGGGAGCCCCGTTCCCGGGGCAAGGAGAGATCGTCATGCTCGACCGTGCTCGGCAGAAACCTGCCGTCATCGAGGTGTCCGCGGAAAGACCGACCGCGGCGGTGCGGGAGCTGCTGCCCGCCGTCGTG is part of the Amycolatopsis sp. CA-230715 genome and encodes:
- a CDS encoding phosphatase PAP2 family protein, producing MHTKTESVAGEPEPIAAPRRRGRLFTSTAAACLLGFAATYFLFVWTRPGQAFEFHVLQGIPAMLDTPPVLRARAWLAYVTEYAMAAVVAVIIAIGLVRRRPALAIAGAVTVAATAGLDRVLVRWVLTRPQLVVDPMNNENSFPSGHVAMSTSALLGLLIVVPVAWRGCTALLGSALVVGIAEMTMTVGWHRLSDTVGGNLLALGVACVAVAVLVRLGGVRTPSLRWPPLARMVAIAPLLGYAAWTVVRSAGPAYDVLTRGAAADPRQTWAAAGGLATVVSALTVVTFLGLLAKDEPAPVKRPL
- a CDS encoding HhH-GPD-type base excision DNA repair protein; translation: MAKALHLTGNADADKLLSKDPFALLTGLLLDQQFPMEHAFAGPQKIADRMDGFSITKIADTDVEEFVELCVTPPAIHRYGGSMARRVHALAHHVLEHYDGKADKIWKSGKPDAKEVLRRVKALPGYGDQKAKIFVALLGKQLGVTPDGWREAAGAYGDEGSRRSIADVTSPETLAEVRAFKKAAKAAAKAK
- a CDS encoding DUF4232 domain-containing protein, whose product is MNVKGIISGTAVRRGATAVVALAAAVGALGACSGEQTGGTAAGSPTAGAGAGLGAAPVNTPDTVPADPAADAKDEVSAETPDAPQGNAGGQGAAMDAKGTRGHGGFKTPECKKLKVTTSQPRKLNGSETQWQLPIILTNQGGTACVVRGFPGARLDGADGTSWDMRRTTEPKRPMTLAPGQHTVANLTYLTDDSPSGWKVARMAVTPPHTYNTQILAWPVPSNLVKQDGATHPGTYISPIQVR
- a CDS encoding dihydrofolate reductase family protein; amino-acid sequence: MLPVIYSMSVSLDGYIAKPDGDIGWTAPDAELFRFHTEQTRRLAAYLCGRRLYQSMLVWENAEQTMPGEAELEFARIWRPIPKVVFSGTLDSVVGNARLATDDIATEIRRLSDRPGDGVVSIAGAGLAAAAIAGDLIDEYRQFVKPVVLGGGTPYFPPLAEPLGLRLTESRTFSSGTLYLRYQRTRQVSEG
- a CDS encoding response regulator, giving the protein MSGQDPIRLLIADDHPVVRDGLSSMFAREPEFEVLGEAADGVEAIRLAEELAPDVILLDLRMPVLDGLTAIAELARRGVAARVLVLTTYDTDSHVLPAIEAGATGYLLKDAPRAELLRAVRSAARGQAVLSPSVAAVLMNRVRTPAAGPLSQRELEVLQLVAAGTTNKEAAARLFITEATVKTHLLNIYGKLGVKDRAAAVAEAYHRGLLTPR
- a CDS encoding sensor histidine kinase, whose amino-acid sequence is MLRSVPQSWVDAWAHRRRPVVTVGPYLLLAVLTAVTAVVKHAETTSLLVDLALCALAAVWMLVMFTARPSWRDEPRLMALFLAGLVAIMAVLVVRDPWFGCFAPAAYVYAFRLLPWPWLLPGVAAVAVVAGTAQASSVDMSTFLGVLTYLAILAVNVLPMCGFAWFAWRNAEQNEQRKRTLEELREANRRLETTAAENAGLHERLLVWAREVGVHQERQRMAREIHDTLAQGLTGIITQLQAAEHAAADPAEWPRHVDAATRLARESLSEARRSVHELRPEPLQTARLGDALAAVAERWSTLHGVGVEVMTTGTVRAMPPEAEFALLRAVQEALANVAKHAHATRVGVTLSYLEQEVALDVRDDGRGFDQARVRDGGFGLVAMRQRIEGVSGTVEIESEPGQGTGISARVPVAPPGADA
- a CDS encoding ALF repeat-containing protein translates to MTSVLGTRARTVAVALAVIVFGAEAHGGSAIAATVLPVSSQDTEDKPVFELPAPANDRAGVVRLMTTGGPATARAAEAALLGSEAELAAFLRAEQYRAADTDVRFRTAQLLDVGGRKLAEAVQNALGASVEAQRTLLRTGWREPWKADLRLQVARFLGDGRKVDEAAQRALDDGTQQAMENFLTTGLPTARQADDRMRVASMLGTGGPQLEKAAQQALDAGSAQALREFLDNGQNLARARDQETATVAELAGQADRAGREAATQTRAAEDAAERAITASRIAREASERAAREAAAAKDSAGRAGEAAGRAADAATGAARAAQTAMTAAGQATAAARVAATAASRAAVAASAAGGAASRAFSAASAAARDNRQSVVARKAADEARAAAAGARQAAAAAGHASAAASQAGNAARAASGAGANAAAAAAAAAAAGGHAKNAGKQARIAANAAARARAAAGRATRAANAAEALARQSGQAAAQARDAANQAAAHADNAATAAYQAADAASQATNAANEAMAHAVNAIKAADIATAAATRAGEVEETARKTEVEQLQARTEQASQAARQLRTEEQDQQSDAAWDEAENTRIGEETRQQLDAAAAPGAAPETVLAEGRKAAANLIKTGGPWTRVAAEHALAGSPAEVTEFVTTRRAIAAEQDDRARTRYLADSSEKPALKAAAEKALAGSHPAVQEFLRTQDYEGRATDDRFRIAQLLGTGRPATERAAQAALDGTDAQRRDFLKQGLPRAAAADDRFETARLLGTGAAELEATAQIALTGPSWFPQAFLQVGQHNARRRDENTASHVAAVKALVAQAMRTATTARADAARAAQAAATARGAAAEARGYADQAKSSADQARAHANHARRSARAAEDSARRAAQSAAAARRAANIAVGQARDAAKSARAANASAASASNAARAANAAAARAHADALAAGRNAQAAARAATAALRDALAKPSVLPPGGGGGSGGGYGGAGPTPAGCQQRGGAGNFVTQMLCGPGMITNPDCNTPLNLGCRYLRDNLLTPPPPKPEEPFWSESRLCGLGSIGAGAGWAAGGFLLPPFALFMAGAGVGAGVASWLMC